DNA from Salvelinus sp. IW2-2015 linkage group LG2, ASM291031v2, whole genome shotgun sequence:
ATCGAGCGAGACAGCGCCAAAAGGGAACTACAGAACACGGTATTATACCTAAATCATTGCGATAGAAATCTAACTCTTCTAATTTACCTATGAGACTTCAACCCCATCCAGTGCGATGTGGCGTAGCCTTCTATACAGTGCTTTGATATAATTAAGTGCTGTAGCATGGTAATTACAGTGATTTACAATAGAGGCTACAAAAGGCTACCTACCTAGTAAGTGATGACATTCATGATTTAATATGTAATGGAAGGTTAACTTTTGCAGAATGAATATTATCAACGGCACACTCAGAAACTTCAGAAACAGATAGAAGACCAGCAGCAGTTGATTTCAAAACTAAAAGATCAGTTGATAGCAGCAACTAAGCAACCTTCAGGTAAATGACAAGCATAATTGTTTTTTTAATACTATTGTTTGCATGATGACATATTCTGACATATTCTATACCATACCGTTGAACTATAGTGAAAGAAACAGTAAAACCGTAGTCTATATTGGGCATGTGCATGCATTCTGTTATATTTTCGGTTCCCCTGGAGATAAATTGTGCTGTAAGAAATATTATTGCTGTTTCGGGACATTGTACACTTCCCATCGCAAATGACACTTCCCGTGTTGACTGTGGTTGGGCTGCTACATTATATTTTTTATCTAATTTGATTGTTAGGAGAGGTGAAAGGTGAGGCTGTTCCTAGAAAACAGGAAGACGAAACCCTGTCTCCTTCCAACCATCTCTTTGACAACCCAAGCAGCTCCTTCCGGAAGATTCATTACTTGGTAACCATGTTTAACACAATTAGTAATACAATCCACATAAGAGGATAATTAGATATTGTTTATTTATGTTTACAAATATGATGCAGACAGGCAAAATGCAAGGATGTGATAGGGTCAGAGTGCGAATTATATTGTGACATTTGGGGTGTCTACATTTTTTTCACGGGACCTCCTATGTGTGAAAAAATAAGTAAATATAGCAAAGACATGTCATTTAACGGTAAAAAGTGTAATGACGTGCCGATTTGTCGTTTGGTCTACACTCTTGTAGCCTGAATAAATTGAATCGTCTTGCTGACAGAAGGGCCTTTTTTGTAGAAAGAAAAGGGACACCTGAAAAGGGACTGAGATGCGGGAGTATCCCAGGAAGTGCAGCCACATGGGGGGGAGGTTTAAATCATGACGTGGGGGTGTTTGTTTAAtttgaaatagtaaaaatagcaTTTTAAATAAATAGGATAATGGTTAAATGAGCATTATTTAGAGACCCCCCCCAAAAGTTTGactttgttgcatttaggggGCTGTATGTCTCATTCAGGGGTTCACGCTCTGGATAGGGTGCGAACATGGCATCCCCGGTTGCTGCctcataattattttattttggttttctttcaaatgagCTCAATATcctctttttttaattttaagcGAGCACacatacagccacacacacaaacatacgttGTTCACCAATTGTACATTGCTTGTAGATATCCTGTTTCAGCAGGGCCTGAGAGCAGTAGCATAGCTCATGCCAATGCACAATACAATAGCTCCACTTCCTGTGACATAGGTCATCTTTCATTTTGTTGCGTCACTCTAATAAAGGTCGCAAGCTCTAATTTTTAGCCAGATAACAAATTCACTGAACCTGTTTGACTAATGTAAAAGCATTATTTTCCCCCCTTaatcaaaaataaaacatgtGTTTTGGAATTTGTTATTTTCTAATATAATCATAACTCGTTATCATGTGTAATTTGTGTAATTTTAAAAGAATgaatacacacatacagtcttTCATCAACAGGTGGCGCTAGAGGATAACATCACCAAACCTCAGGGTCTGAGGCCGTAATAAGCCAGCTTTCTTGTTGAGAAATAATTCCCTAATCGATCACAAAGCAGCAACCATTTTAGTAGATTCATTAACAATAATCGGATCATTTTTAGTTTGAATGGTGGATGTTCTCTTGCCATGTAAGTCCTCAATgccatgtgtgtctgtttttcagaagGGGAACATGGAAACGGCAATGATTGTGTCACCTTcaccacacacagcacctgtAAACAGCAGTTTTGAGAAGTATGTGCTTTAGTCACCAGTATCTTTACTTCATTGTTGGCTGAAAAGCAGTTTTCTTACTTGTATTTCTTTGTCTCTCAGAAAATATGTTTTTGAGGCATTTCAAGCTCTTCAGGGGAAATTCCAGCAGATACAGACATTAACCCGGAGACAAAAAGATCACCTGAAAAAATTCTACAAAGGAAATTACATGGCAAATGGTAATATTAGTCCGCACAATAGTAATTTTAGATTGGAGAAATTGCTTATTATTCCAGCACTGTTGAAAGGCACCCATTGCCTGAACTCATGTCCAGCTTGACTCTAATTTAATTACAATAGAGAAAGTATGTTGACTTACAATTGCTTTGGATATGGCATAACACTGTATTAGTGATTATAAATTGTAGCTTTAGCTTGATTCCTGTATACAATTAGATAGCAACACACTAAGCTGAACCGTACATTAATGCCTCATTGGCCTATTGACCCATGGCCCACCCACCTACCTGTGTGGAAATAGAATGAGCAgataaacatgtttcattattccacAGACACATGGTGTGGTGTAGCGCTGGTTAGTTGAATGAAAAGCAAGTTGGAATGAAATAATGTTTTCCTATTATACTTATTGTGTGAAATTAGAAGATTAAATTAAACAGGCAAAAGGTTCTCGGCGTTATTCATTATTACCTGATTATTCATCATTACTTGGAACTAATCGCTACTCAATAGCATAAGTTAATATCTCAATGTTGCAAGTGAATGTCGATTATGTTACATAAACAGTATGATAAAAGCCTTGTGTTTGCCATTCGACAGAGCAGCAGTTCTCCATGCCAATTCAGTGTACAGACGTGACCGCGGAGCAGGCGGAGAGGTCCTTCCCCTCAGCCTCAGCCTTAAGGCCAGGGGTCATCCTCCAGCACCCGCCCACATCCCTGGCATCCCGCGGTGCCAGCCAAGAGGACAGGGATCTAGTGGACTCCCTCACCAGACTCAGCGTCAAGTTCCCCCCCTCCACAGACAGTGAATACGAGTTCTTGAACAGCGCTCCAGAGAAACACTTTGACCTGTCTATGCCAAGGCAACGGGCAGCAGTCAGCAGTATCCCTGCCGTCATAGAGGAATCGTCTATGGAGCTGGCCATCCCATTCCTGTATCCTACGTCTCCCTCtcaccccacctccccctccacctcacTCTCACACGAGAGTGTGCGTGGGCCCCTGCAGGTGAGATTCGCGGGAAATGCTCTTTCCTTTATTTGCAGCAGGTAAATGTAGGAAATTCACAACACCTGATTTGTTCTGGCAaatgaatgggagagagagagagagcgtataaGTAGTGAAAGACAACCTAAAACATCAATGAAAGTTGTTGCTCGCGATAAAAGGCCAATTTTTCTCTGATTACCGAGTTGAGAGCTCCAGTCAAACTTTAAACTAACATGGAAATGCCATTAATTGGTTAGATTCAGTAGATGTATACCTGCTAAAACAGAGGTGAGTTGAGATGTGATAGGCCTATGTGTACGACAATGCTTGTTGCATATTTATTACAATGTGTCCTACCTTGCTATTTGTCATTGACATACAATCAGCAAATAGAGAAGTAACAAATTATCATAAAACACACCAATTGTTTTGGATGATAATGCTTTTTTTTGCCATGCAGTTTAGTAGTTGGTTATGTAAGTCCATGTTGATGTCAGAACCAAGGTAATGTATATTTTATGACTACCATTATCAGTACAACTGCACCCCCTGTGAGGTCGTGTATGCAGAATTATAGAAGCaatctttctttttttatctATTGATGCAGTACAAATTTTGATAATACACAGCAATTGGCCTCCCAGATTTCTTGGCTCATCTGAGTCCCATATTGCTGGATGTGTACCTCAAATTGATATTTAGCTGTCATGTATTCTTTGTTGAGTATTGCTTAACCAGGCTTTTGGTTAAAAATGACACAGAAGAAATGCACCTTTGTTCAGACGCGTATCTGGGTTGTGATTAACACCTACACCGATGGTCGAACATTTCATTGTTTGGATTTCTCTGTTTCTAACTTAACAAACGTTGCCTCAGGCATTAACAATGCCAGGAACAAGTAACTACTAAATCCTACCGTAGCAAATGCACAGCATTACAATAGTACAAGTAGTGGGGCAGGAACTATAGATGTTGAGAAAGCGGGTTCAAGTGGGACACTGCTTTGCTTGTATTCCCCGGAGCAACATATCTTTCCTCAGTGGAGACCCAAGCACATGGCCAACTGTAAGTGGGTGAGTGTAAGCAATGCAAAGTGTATGAATAATGGAGTATAAGTGGTGTGTTTGTCCCTCCATGTAGCCTCTGTGGAGCCCTGAGCTTTGTGATGCAGTAGCAGCGGCAGCGCAGGCCGTGAGAGCGACGCCACAACAACAGATCAACAACAGCCCTGATATCTGTGCCTACTGCAACGCGGAAGTTCCCCAAGACCACATGAAGAGCCACCTTTATACTCATTGCCAGAGGGAGAGTGAAGCCAGCAATTGACACTAGCAGACAGTGGCTGCCCAATGGAACGCCTCTAGGCTTAATTCATGGTTTATTCATGTCTTTGTTGCCACGCCATGAATTACACGCGCTGGGCTGGATGTCACATGACACTGGTGTTTGCAACGGGACTAGAATCCACTCTTGATCATATATTTAATTTGTAAGAGTTGAATGGTACATTTTACAGTCGTCGTCTTAAGATATTACTTTGAAATTGTACATCGCTAGACCTATGAAATTGAATTGTACAGTATGTAGGTTTAAGTATAATAAAGCAATAATTTAATCTTGATTTTTCAGTTGTATTATTTTGTTAGTCTTTATAAAACACAGGGACTTGGCatgttgacatacagtatgtacatgtaggcctactgtacacgtCTCCCCCAAAGCAGTAAGATtttgatactgtatgtattttcagGGAAACATTCAACTTTAATTCTCCACGTGGATCTGGAAATGCGTGTCGTGAAAATTATTGAAGTACTGAACAATATTTTTTGTagttatgatatatatatatatatactgaacaaaacgcaacaatttcaaagattttactgagttacagttcatataaggaaattagtcattaggccactaatctatggatttcacatgactgggcaggggctcagGAGGGCGTaggcccacccactagggaggcaggcccagccaatcagaatgagtttttccacacaaaagttttttttttacagacagaaatacccctcagatgatcccacaggtgaataagctggatgtggaggtcgtgggctggcgtgattacacgtggtctgcggttgtgaagccggtcggacgtactgccaaattctgtaaaatgatgctggaggcggcatatggtagagaaacgaacatgcaattctctggcaacagctccattggacattcctgcagtcagcatgccaattgcacgctccctcaacttgagacatctgtggtattgtgttgggtgggaaaatggcacattttggtggccttttattgtccacagcacaaggtacacctgtgtaataatcatgctgtttaatgagcttcttgatatgccacacctgtcaggtggatggattatcttggcaaaggagaaatgctcactaactgggatgtaaacaaatttgtgctcaacattttagagaaataagctttttgtgcgtatggacaatttctgggatcttttatttcagctcatgaaacatggaaccaacactttacatgttgcatttatatttttgttcagtgtatataacacATTTTTCTATACTAATCCAATCTCTTAGTAGTTTGACtgattgcacccattactgagatggttgttccagtttatatgattgaggtagtctcagtattcaatATTCCCtatcctggcagtcattctgaatgcaggttgcgggtgatttAAAATGTCCACTTATTGGATATCTTAacactggctggattccaataggaattgcacatcactttgcaaggcagcataatgtgacttgcaggcctgatgtggcctgtaaaccaggattTCCCTAGCcactatatttttgttcagtacagcaCCCATTCATACATTTGAGGAGAATAATTACAGTATCTGCATTACATAAATCCTTTCAATCTACAATACATAGTCCAGCATAATGTGTTACTAATCAATTTACAGTGAGGATCTTTGGCAACTTTTAAATGATTAGGCTGTCTGCATAGTAAAATATTGGTCAGAAGTTGTTATTAAAAGTAGGCTTTGGCAATGCCTAAATACTAATAGGATAAATTTGCTTTTGTAATTTGTAGCAGCTGTATGGTATGCTTAGAACAGGATGTGAAGTCATTCCAGTTAATTAAAACAATTTTATAAGTTAACACCATATGGTCATTGAAAGCAGATGTGTGCAGGTAAACATGTTAATTAAAACGTGTTACTCAACATAACATCAGGTACATGCTCAGTTATTCAATTACATGCACAATTATCTTATAATTTGTAGCGTAATGTTTTTATCCTTGGCAAAGATTAGTTTTATACATATTTAGATTTTAGGTAGTGCATTATTAACAGATGACTAAACAAATGAGCATGGTTTATTTTGTATTCCCCTGCTCCCTTTTTATGGGTTGGTGATTAGGCTTACACTATTAGATCTACATTTTAAATTTGATAGTCTTTAAATCTATCAATGACCAGCTAGTAACAGTATACTAAATACACAAGCTGTTAGAAACACGGGAGTTTTCATGGCGAGACTTAGCCTCTTGCCTACAAATAGCTTTTGACTTCGGCAATATTTATTCACAGCTTTGCAAATAATTGTAGTAATTTTCACTATCTTGTGTGACGTTGTCTTAGGGAAATAGGGAAAATATGTGTATTAAAACACATCTGTGTGCATTGAGGACCTTGCAGCCCTTCGGATATGGGCTGGTAACACTTGTGCTGTGTAGATGAGCTGGTGTGAAGACTGCAAACGGGATATTTTATTAATCCCATTTTGCATGCTTTACTCAACACCGATActgcattttatatttgagtcatttagcagaagctcttatccagtagtgagtgcatacattttaattttTGTACTTTATAGCTATTTAATTGATTGTACATCATTTTGAATCATATTTAGATgtgttttatggatgtgatatTCACAGAATACTGTCATTGCTTTATCACTGACAGTATTGCCTGATTTATATAGAACTTCAACAATCTTTATAGTTATGCTCAAACCTTCTGGACCAAGAGAAAGGGATCAGGATTTAATATCAAAAGGGAGAGGAGAGCCTATTCATTCTCTTTGACCTATGCTAATAGGTTATTAGAACACTTTGTTGCTGTTCAAGTGGACaccacacaaatacaaaaacaatacattatCTGAGGGGGCAAAATAGCTGAAACAACATGTCCTTGTGCTGTATTTACAAATCTCAATATTACATTTTGGTCATGTACAATGTGCCAAGCATAATGTGCTATGCCTAATTTGGATGAACATAAACTGTAGAATTTTCACATCAAATTATGgacagtgaaggagagagaatttattctgaaaaatgtagCAAATACAAATACCCAATCTCCCTAATGATTGTGCCTTGTAAATCTGTGAAGAGTTGAACACAGTGCAGACTGTATGGCTCTCTCTCTGGAATCATCGACAGATGCTTGCACATAATTATGTTGTCTCTGCTTGTTATTTGGAAGGGACTGAGAGCTAGGCTTATGATTTTTTTTTCCAGTCTCTTTTGTATGTTTACCCACTTGTTAATAAAGTAATGTGGACAGCGAGATAAGATAACTCACTTCAGCTCCTGGGGATCCCATTGTATGCCCACCTTGAGGTGCACCTAACCTCTTGTTGTTCCATGTGAGTTGTGTCGGCTGTGTTTGGAGGGAACATTTGAGGAATAGGAGGAAGAACGATATGGATCGGGAGGGGGAAGCAGCAGGCTGATTACGAGGTGTCAAAATTGCCAGGAGCAAAAAGGTGAAAGCAATCAGGGGTGAGAAGAGTGCAGCATTCGTGAGGGGCAANTCTCTCTGGAATCATCGACAGATGCTTGCACATAATTATGTTGTCACTGCTTGTTATTTGGAAGAGGGAAGCTGCACTGACAGCTAGgtctatgatttttttttatttgatatgttTACTCACTTGTTAATAAAGCAATGTGGACAGCGAGCTAAGGACGCTGACTTTAGCTCTTGGGAGCCCATTGTATGCCCACCTTGAGGGGAACAGCTTGTGTACCTAACCTGGGCCAGCTTGTTGTTCCATGTGAGCTGTGACGGCTGTGGCAGGTATGTTTGGAGGGAACATAGGAGGAAATATAAAAAaatcgaagaggaggaggaggaagatggataTGGATCGAGAGGGAGAAGCAGCAGGCTGATTACGAGGTGTCAAAATTGCCAGGAGCAAAAAGGTGAAAGCAATCAGGGGTGAGAAGAGTGCAGCATTCGTGAGGGGCAACTAATTATCCATCTCATTTGTGGAGAGCAGCATTTGAGGCAGCGCTAGCCCGCTGAACGGTGACAGATTGGtgcggaggagaggggaggtgttAGAACAATGGAGCCCAGCTCACCATCATTACCTCATGCTAATCAGGAGTGCTGCTGCACCGCCATTCTGAGCTACACAGAGTTCAGGGAAAACTAGGAAGTCACCAGCTTCAGGGGACTTGCAGTCAATTCCaactggaggagagggggggactgACATATTTGTGCTGGCACCAGTTCTGCCAATGCATGAATGAGCCAAAAGGTCATCGTAGGCAGGAGTTGATTTGTGTGGCCTGTATCATCACATCTCTGTATTCTAACCGGTTCGGAAATGAATCTGCAGATTGTACATCTGAAGTTCTTCCATTTTCATTCAACTATCAAATGAATCTAATATAACCTGAATGAGGGATTTCTATGATCACAGTGATCAATTTAATATCTGACATTCCTTTCACAATAGCTGGTATTAAACCGTAACTACTAATAATTTGTATTTtagaatgtgtatatatatatatgtttactcAAAATACAATTCTATGCTTATTGAGATTTTCATAATTACTGAACAAATTCCCGTAGTGGCAGACTTACAAAGTGTTTGGTGTAAAGTACTGTATACGCAATACACTGTCATGACATTACTCAAGGGCTTTCACGCCTACTTTAGGTGGAATGTAAACCAAGCTTGAAACAAGGAAAAAAAATTGTCCTAGCGAGATCACTTGTCAATCTCTCATTAGATGTAACTCCAGACTAACATGTCACAATCAGTGAAATATAGTACTGAGATATATGCTTCAAATCCATGTGTATTTGAATACTTTACACTAAGGTGCACTGTTTACATCTACAGTATTTTTTAAAAACCACTTGTTATTGATTATCTTATGTCAAAGACCAATTTATTCTGTGATCCTTATCAGTCAGGAGAGATCCATACAATGCTACCCCTACATTACATTGTAGTCATAAAGCCGACCAATATCCAGCTGTAATATTCTACAGCACTGTATGATTACATCGGACACAAACAGGTCAAACGGATCAATGATGAATAAACATACATTGCATATCAACATTGCATAAGGCCAACATATCCACACCATATCACACCACACTATATTTAGTCACTGTGAAATGATTGACTAAAATGCTTTTGATGGAAACCCTCTATAGAGCCGTGCCACTTCTGTTTACCAGAACGTCTGTAAAAAAATAGGAAATGTTTGTTAGATAGAAAAGGAAGACAGATTCTAGAATTAGTATGTAGTGTTAATTAACAGGAAGTTTGATCAGCCGTTTTAATTACCACCAACATTTGGGAAGTTTAATTAGTAGGCCTAGACTTCTAATTGCTGCATTGTTTACAATggcttctttctctgtcttttcttgtTTACGTACAGTAGACAGACCCACCAGGTTGTAAATGCTATGACCCGGACAGGTAAAAATGTGTTCCTACTGTAACGTAAAAAGCAAACTATCTTGCTACTGAACATTATTCTACAGTTATCATATATTGTAATCTTCGAAGGACTGGTCTACTAGTTGAGGAATCATTTGTTTAAATGTTTGTATTATCTGTTACTAATTTTCTCCTCTTCTAGACATGTGTTCACCTTTTCCatcttaacatttaaaaaaagcctaCAGTCTAGATGTCTGTCCACACATGCCCAGCCAGTGTAATAAGGCCACCTGTCCAGAACAGCGTCTCAACATCAATGTCACGCAAACAATTAACAACTCATGAGAGAAACATATTCAGTTATCTGCAGGCTGGTCACAATGGGACTGCCAAATCTCCTGGCATAGTGAGCCCAGCGTATCACCTCACAGTTTCCATACCATGCGCTGGGCTGCATCTTGCTCTTTGTGTCAAAGCGGTAGGATTTACCAGTGTCAGATTAAATGTGTTGAAGCCATTGTTGCCTTTGGAAAGTCTCAGAACGGCCCCTCTCTCCATGGTGTGTTTGTTGCAGTGCTGGTTTGAGAGCCCTGATTTCTGGAGAACAGATTTGGCAGTCACAGCAAAAGATGACAGAGGCAGTGGTGAGATCGCACCCCGAACCCCAAAGGAGCCTCCGATTTCAGGGGACCTGGAGGCTGGATGGTACACATGTTCGCATGAGTAATGATCAGTGTGATTTTGATAATGCCATTgttaaaatcatttttcaacatCACGTTAACAGCTCCAAGGGTTCTGGCCCTTATTGACATGGCCTCATAGAGTATATGAAAATAACATCTCATGTCTGTGTTGTAGAAAGATTATCATGAGAATAGTTGTCAGAATAATTGGTCGATACTTAGTGCAGAATAGTTGGTAGATAGTTGGCATTACGGTTGTGCCATTAAAAGCCATAGCCCAAACGAAATGACTTCTTCTTCGATGCCCCTCTGTTGCATCGATGTAAGTTGTTTTTCACCATAACACATGGGGGTGGGTTGGAGcttggggggtggggtggagggggttGTGGAATAAAATGATAACTTGCATTTCAAGGGTTAAGGCAGCATGAGAGAATCCATTCTCAGTTTAATGACCTAGCCTTGCTGGGCGAGGACGACAGGGAACATGCTCTTGACTTGTACTGAATTTGCCAATTAACACCTTCAATAACAGGCTGCCTCTGCACATCACCAATGCCAGGAGAGGAGCAACTCCTGCTATTCATCCACTGATTTTGTAATTTTTAGGGACTAGAAATTCGGCATGCAATACAAATAATCTTTTGCCCACGCCATttctccttttttgttgttgttgaatttgtCTGCAGAGTCATTTTTGTGTTAATAAACCTGTCCTTTTGTATTAATAATACCGTCATAATAAACCCGTCGTTTGTTGAGATATTTGAGAATTGAGTATCAGACTGGTAATACTGGAAATGCTGTGTTTTTTCACGTACCTCATGAATCCTTACGCACTTCTTGGACATTCTTTTTTCACACTTGACGGACATTCTATTTTCACACTTGCCGGACATTCTATTTTCACACTTGCCCATATGGCCATGTTCAGCTTCAATTAGAACAACCACTCTGGTATCTAAGATACACTGCTGctctactgcaaatgttttctctcctctttttgttTTACATGGAGATTAAGAAATGACAATCTCAGCCTCAATATTCTCTTGATTTCTGTGTCATAAAATCTATTTTGGGAAGAAGAATCCATTCTACTCCACCCCTTACATTTCACACATGTTTATCAGCCTTAAAAACAACACCTCATATAGGTGTGAATTTCTAAGCCCTTGGTGAAAATCACACTGGGCACTCCTTTGTTTTCCTCCGAGTCCCTCTGCAGGTAGAGTGTCCTCCGCTTTTGGCCTGTAATGAAGGTGGCAAATAACAAAACCAGAAACACCTTTGTCTATGTGTAAGGTGGACACCCTCACACCAACTACTGGCCTAATGAATGAAAACCACTAAAGATGGACTGTAATTGAAAAAGGTGCTTGCATACCGTTGTAAATGTGGTGAATCGTTCTAGTGGAACTGCCACAATCACACCATAAGACTTGGTTTCACGATTCATTAGCAGGTATTTGAACAATACATCCTAATTGAAAGACAGCTAAATAATTGATACCGGTTCACACCATAGGAAAAGGTGGAGTGAGCTATCTAATGACGTTAACAAATTGAAGTGGAGGAGGACTTGGTGGATAACACTTTTAGGTGTGAGCTGTGTACAGTTATGTTGACAAAGGTTCCCGTCTTAACACTTTGTCAACATAACAGCTTTAGAGACTGTGAACATGTTAGTCGACTTCATGAGCGGCAGAAACCTTTCCTCGGTAACACGCGCTATCCGGGTTAGTAGATCATAGCTTGATTCTCCTTCTGATGACCATCATGTTTTCCTGTATATATGTACATGATCCCTGCTATAGAGGTCCACACATACATCCAGTTATTTATTCAGTGTTAACAAACCATCTGGCTTGGGTAGAACTGAAAGCCATTCTGGCAGGCCAGTTGCCTGACTGACACCTCATTGCATTAGTGGGAGGATGATGGCTTCATTAATGCCCAGTCTCTTTGCTRTTCTACACAGACATTATTGTATCCCTGTTGaatatccatctctctcttcactaTTTGTTTGTGGTAAAATGGGCTTAGTTAATTCACCTGGAGTCTTTGTTGCCATGGTAAACCTGTTTATTGTTTTAACAGGATTGGATAGTGAGAGGTAGCACTTAATGTGTTCTCTTTGTGGAAGCTGTGAAAATGGCACCCCATATGTAATGCTCCTGCCTGCTGTTAGCCACACCAATTCCCCATGgatcactctatctctctctttgtctgtgtgaTTAGATTGAACTTCatggattttatatatatatacattttttaaatctcttTCATGCTTAATTTTATGTTTGGTAGTAGTTGGAATCTGTGTCTGACAGTATATGATGATCCAGAATATATGCAGGTTATGTTTTTCTCAATTTTGATTCAGCACAAGACAAATTGGCTGCATATTTTCTTCACACCTTTCTCTATCTGGGGATAGCAAGCGCAAATCTCCCCCGTCATACCTGTGACGAGACCTGCAAAGTGCTCCCAGTGCCCTAATCTGCAAGTTAGGGACCCTGTTCTGCCGTTGCATCGAGACAAGAAAGATGTTGTTCGTTTTCTTCTTCCTTCATTTCTTGTCCCTGTGGTTTTTGCATTTACACAACCCATAGAATTACATAAGATATAACAATATGTGGGTGTCTTATAGGCCAGTCTTCTTCAAGCAAATGTGTTAGCTACTGTTTTGCACAATACATTTAGAATTGGCAGTCGAACCATGATTTAGATCAACAGATGGCCGATAGATTGATCTAAATATATGTAGCATAGAACTGTTTGGGATTTGGAGTAACTTCAAGTTATGTGATACTACTCCTTAATCTATGGGACTATCtcaatgtctctgtgtgtgaggatCTTGTTCAGAAACACTATAGCTCCACAACACAAACCAGAGCTACTCTGCCATGTCTGTAGAGACCTGCACTGGGAGATCCCTGTCTAGTTGCATTATTAAACCACACTCCCTACCTCTCGGAGGGAAAAAGCGACTGTTGAATATTTGAAG
Protein-coding regions in this window:
- the LOC111974646 gene encoding TRAF family member-associated NF-kappa-B activator isoform X1, whose amino-acid sequence is MLGDPGSPVCLGGLPGQEKVEDPWFRAHDCCVSNDCGAHGMERNIGDQLNKAFEAYRQASIERDSAKRELQNTNEYYQRHTQKLQKQIEDQQQLISKLKDQLIAATKQPSGEVKGEAVPRKQEDETLSPSNHLFDNPSSSFRKIHYLKGNMETAMIVSPSPHTAPVNSSFEKKYVFEAFQALQGKFQQIQTLTRRQKDHLKKFYKGNYMANEQQFSMPIQCTDVTAEQAERSFPSASALRPGVILQHPPTSLASRGASQEDRDLVDSLTRLSVKFPPSTDSEYEFLNSAPEKHFDLSMPRQRAAVSSIPAVIEESSMELAIPFLYPTSPSHPTSPSTSLSHESVRGPLQPLWSPELCDAVAAAAQAVRATPQQQINNSPDICAYCNAEVPQDHMKSHLYTHCQRESEASN
- the LOC111974646 gene encoding TRAF family member-associated NF-kappa-B activator isoform X2; protein product: MERNIGDQLNKAFEAYRQASIERDSAKRELQNTNEYYQRHTQKLQKQIEDQQQLISKLKDQLIAATKQPSGEVKGEAVPRKQEDETLSPSNHLFDNPSSSFRKIHYLKGNMETAMIVSPSPHTAPVNSSFEKKYVFEAFQALQGKFQQIQTLTRRQKDHLKKFYKGNYMANEQQFSMPIQCTDVTAEQAERSFPSASALRPGVILQHPPTSLASRGASQEDRDLVDSLTRLSVKFPPSTDSEYEFLNSAPEKHFDLSMPRQRAAVSSIPAVIEESSMELAIPFLYPTSPSHPTSPSTSLSHESVRGPLQPLWSPELCDAVAAAAQAVRATPQQQINNSPDICAYCNAEVPQDHMKSHLYTHCQRESEASN